A window of the Gossypium arboreum isolate Shixiya-1 chromosome 2, ASM2569848v2, whole genome shotgun sequence genome harbors these coding sequences:
- the LOC108459787 gene encoding WAT1-related protein At4g08300-like, with the protein MGGQTPYAALRNMLNKVKPYLSMVSLQFGYAGMYIISMVSLKHGMSNFILATYRHVAATIVIAPFAFLLERKIRPKMTLPIFLRIVILGFLEPVLDQNLYFLGMKYTSATYASAFLNIVPAVTFIMAMIFRLEKINVKKIGSVAKIIGTAITVMGAMVMTLYKGPIIDFVKSGGAIHHGTTTESADKHRVAGTIMLVGSVFCWSSFFILQSFTLKKYPAELSLTAWICFMGMLEGAGVSLVMVRDLSAWKIGWDSRLLAATYSGIVCSGITYYVQGVVIRERGPVFVTSFSPLCMIITAALGAIILAEKLHLGSVLGAIIIVLGLYTVVWGKRKDGKNTETDEKSNGLQELPVTDNAKAISIDVGIDGADKIVNIPTSKNPF; encoded by the exons ATGGGAGGCCAAACGCCATACGCAGCTTTGAGGAATATGTTGAACAAAGTGAAACCATACCTGTCAATGGTGTCTCTGCAGTTTGGATATGCAGGGATGTACATAATCTCCATGGTTTCTTTGAAGCATGGCATGAGCAACTTCATCCTTGCTACTTATCGTCATGTTGCTGCCACCATTGTCATTGCACCCTTTGCTTTTCTTCTTGAAAG GAAAATAAGGCCAAAGATGACCCTCCCTATCTTCCTCAGGATTGTCATTCTCGGTTTCCTCGA GCCAGTGCTTGACCAGAATTTATACTTTTTGGGAATGAAGTACACATCAGCAACATATGCGTCGGCTTTCCTTAACATAGTTCCTGCCGTTACCTTCATAATGGCAATGATTTTTAG GTTAGAGAAAATCAATGTGAAGAAGATAGGAAGTGTGGCAAAGATTATTGGAACTGCAATCACAGTCATGGGAGCAATGGTGATGACTTTGTACAAAGGTCCCATTATTGACTTTGTCAAGTCCGGAGGAGCTATACATCATGGAACTACCACTGAATCTGCAGATAAACACCGGGTTGCCGGAACAATAATGCTTGTTGGAAGCGTCTTTTGCTGGTCAAGCTTCTTTATTTTGCAA TCCTTCACATTGAAGAAGTACCCGGCTGAACTCTCTCTTACAGCTTGGATATGTTTCATGGGAATGTTGGAAGGTGCAGGAGTGTCCCTGGTTATGGTCCGTGACCTGAGTGCCTGGAAAATAGGCTGGGACTCAAGGCTTCTTGCTGCAACTTACTCT GGAATAGTGTGCTCTGGAATCACGTATTACGTGCAAGGAGTCGTGATCCGGGAACGAGGACCGGTATTTGTAACATCTTTTAGTCCTCTATGTATGATCATCACTGCTGCACTAGGGGCCATTATTTTAGCAGAAAAACTCCACCTTGGAAG CGTACTTGGAGCCATTATTATAGTCTTAGGGCTTTACACTGTGGTGTGGGGTAAAAGAAAAGATGGTAAAAACACAGAAACTGATGAGAAAAGCAATGGCCTGCAAGAATTGCCAGTTACAGACAATGCTAAAGCAATCAGTATTGATGTAGGCATTGATGGAGCTGACAAAATTGTTAATATTCCAACTTCAAAGAACCCTTTTTAG